One window of the Solanum stenotomum isolate F172 chromosome 11, ASM1918654v1, whole genome shotgun sequence genome contains the following:
- the LOC125844483 gene encoding probable 2-oxoglutarate-dependent dioxygenase SLC1, which produces MCPTMNILATEKIKENYEEKIECRYQKGVRHLCESGITKIPRKYILPISDRPLIVKTEENIEENLNLPIIDFAQLQGPNRSQVLKSLAKACEEYGFFQLVNHGIHSDTIQHIIEVGKKFFELPFEERAKYMSIDMQAPVRVGTSFNQNKDGVFCWRDFLKLSCHSLSSDLLSLWPSSPADLREAASNYSNQAKFLYQLLVGAILESLGLVNNENNNDSQNLKEFEDGSQLLVLNCYPSCPEPDLTLGMPPHSDYGLLTLLLQDEVKGLQIQHQGKWLTVEPIPNSFVVNVGDHLEIFSNGRYKSVLHRVLVNSSKSRISVASLHSLPYNSKIQPSPKLINESNPKLYKDTDFATFLEYISSCEHKSKSFLESRKLVN; this is translated from the exons aTGTGTCCAACAATGAATATTTTGGCAACtgaaaaaattaaggaaaattatGAGGAAAAAATTGAGTGTAGATATCAAAAAGGAGTTAGGCATTTATGTGAAAGTGGGATTACTAAAAttccaagaaaatatatattgcCAATTTCAGATAGGCCTTTAATTGTGAAAACagaagaaaatattgaagaaaatcTCAACTTGCCTATTATTGATTTTGCTCAATTGCAAGGCCCCAATAGATCTCAAGTTCTCAAATCACTTGCCAAAGCTTGTGAAGAATATGGATTTTTTCAG TTGGTGAATCATGGTATTCATAGTGACACAATTCAACACATAATTGAAGTTGGCAAAAAATTCTTTGAACTTCCCTTTGAAGAAAGAGCAAAATACATGTCTATTGATATGCAAGCACCAGTAAGAGTTGGCACAAgttttaatcaaaataaagatGGAGTATTTTGTTGGAGGGATTTTCTTAAACTTAGTTGCCATTCTTTGTCAAGTGATTTGCTCTCACTTTGGCCCTCTTCTCCAGCAGATCTCAg GGAGGCAGCTTCAAACTACTCAAATCAAGCAAAATTCTTGTACCAATTGCTAGTTGGAGCAATTCTTGAAAGTTTGGGATTAGTGAATAATGAAAACAATAATGATAGTCAAAATTTGAAAGAGTTTGAGGATGGGAGCCAACTTTTAGTGTTGAATTGTTATCCTTCTTGTCCAGAGCCAGATTTAACACTTGGAATGCCACCACATTCAGATTATGGCTTACTTACACTTTTACTACAAGATGAAGTGAAAGGTTTACAAATACAACATCAAGGAAAATGGTTGACTGTTGAGCCTATTCCAAACTCCTTTGTTGTCAATGTTGGAGACCATCTTGAG ATTTTCAGCAATGGGAGGTACAAAAGTGTGCTACATAGGGTACTTGtaaattcatcaaaatcaaGAATCTCAGTTGCTTCACTACATAGTTTGCCTTATAACTCCAAAATTCAGCCTTCTCCAAAGCTCATCAATGAATCAAACCCTAAACTCTACAAGGATACTGATTTTGCTActtttcttgaatatatttCATCATGTGAACATAAGAGCAAGAGTTTCTTGGAATCTAGAAAGTTGGTTAATTAA